The Streptomyces europaeiscabiei genome window below encodes:
- the pcaB gene encoding 3-carboxy-cis,cis-muconate cycloisomerase, translated as MTPGREEDTDAGLLSPVRAGTPVEEATCDRAWLQAMLDAEAALARAQALLGTLPAHAAETITELARADRLDLRALALAARETANPVIGLVQAFTAVVAEKDPAAAQYVHRGSTSQDILDTGAMLVADRALKIIRADLGRTARALAHLAARHRDTLAVSRTLALHAVPTTFGLRAAGWRQLVLHAEARLARVQEGGLPVSLGGAAGTLAGYLEYAAVGDGPTPDAETYLDLLTDAYAAQTHLARPELPWHALRTPVADLASALAFTTGALGKIAVDVQSLVRTEVGEVSEPGPAGRGASSAMPHKRNPVLATLVRSAALQVPALSAALTQCLVSEDERSAGAWHAEWQLLRECLRLTGGAAHTAVELTEGLQASPERMRANLDMTGSRIVSERVAAHLTPLLGRDRAQTVLTQAAQQALADGRPLAEVLAALPQLPARLKGELAHLCDPAHYTGAAAALVDRALRP; from the coding sequence GTGACCCCGGGCCGGGAGGAGGACACCGACGCCGGGCTGCTGTCCCCGGTCCGGGCCGGCACCCCCGTCGAGGAGGCCACCTGCGACCGGGCCTGGCTCCAGGCCATGCTGGACGCCGAGGCCGCCCTGGCACGCGCCCAGGCCTTGCTGGGCACCCTGCCCGCGCACGCCGCCGAGACCATCACCGAACTGGCCCGCGCCGACCGGCTCGACCTGCGCGCCCTGGCGCTCGCCGCCCGCGAGACGGCCAACCCGGTGATCGGCCTGGTGCAGGCGTTCACCGCGGTGGTGGCCGAGAAGGACCCGGCAGCCGCGCAATACGTGCACCGGGGCTCCACCAGCCAGGACATCCTGGACACCGGCGCCATGCTGGTCGCCGACCGCGCCCTGAAGATCATCCGCGCCGACCTCGGGCGAACGGCCCGGGCACTGGCCCATCTGGCCGCCCGGCACCGCGACACCCTCGCCGTCAGCCGCACCCTCGCCCTGCACGCCGTCCCGACGACATTCGGCCTGCGGGCGGCGGGCTGGCGGCAACTGGTCCTGCACGCCGAGGCACGGCTGGCCCGCGTGCAGGAGGGCGGGCTGCCCGTCTCCCTGGGCGGGGCGGCCGGCACCCTGGCCGGCTACCTGGAGTACGCCGCCGTCGGCGACGGCCCGACCCCCGATGCGGAGACCTACCTGGACCTCCTCACCGACGCCTACGCGGCCCAGACACACCTCGCCCGGCCGGAACTGCCCTGGCACGCCCTGCGCACACCCGTCGCCGACCTGGCGTCCGCGCTGGCCTTCACCACCGGCGCGCTCGGCAAGATCGCCGTGGACGTGCAGTCACTGGTGCGCACCGAGGTCGGCGAGGTCAGCGAACCCGGCCCCGCCGGCCGCGGCGCCTCCTCGGCGATGCCGCACAAACGCAACCCCGTGCTGGCCACCCTGGTGCGCAGCGCCGCCCTGCAGGTGCCGGCCCTCTCCGCGGCCCTGACCCAGTGCCTGGTGTCCGAGGACGAGCGCTCCGCGGGCGCCTGGCACGCGGAATGGCAGCTGCTGCGCGAATGCCTGCGGCTGACCGGCGGAGCGGCCCACACGGCCGTCGAACTCACCGAGGGCCTGCAGGCCAGCCCCGAACGGATGCGCGCCAACCTGGACATGACGGGCAGCCGGATCGTCTCCGAACGCGTCGCCGCCCACCTCACCCCCCTGCTCGGCAGGGACCGGGCCCAGACCGTGCTGACCCAGGCCGCGCAGCAGGCCCTGGCCGACGGACGGCCGCTGGCGGAGGTACTCGCCGCCCTGCCCCAACTCCCCGCCCGCCTCAAGGGCGAACTCGCCCACCTGTGCGACCCCGCCCACTACACCGGGGCCGCCGCCGCCCTGGTGGACCGCGCGCTGCGGCCCTGA
- a CDS encoding nitrate/nitrite transporter, with protein MTSAPSARGRWIENWDPEDEEQWERGGRRVARRNLVLSVLSEHIGFSVWSMWSVLVLFMSPKIGLDFAPDEKFLMVVVPTLAGALLRLPYSYAVTRFGGRNWTVFASLLLLVPTLLTVHFVQRPGTELWVFLLIGASAGAGGGNFASSMTNITAFYPQRHQGWALGVNAGGGNLGVAAVQLLGLLVISVAGDTHPAYVAACYLPLIALVSVLAALRMDNVAVVRTPPGAQREAAASSHTWWISLLYIGTFGSFIGFGFAFGLVLQSQFGSTPLQAASFTFLGPLLGSVARPLGGRIADRWGGARVTLWSFAGMAAGIGVLLLATRSGSFPLFVTGFTALFVVSGIGNGSTYKMIPVVFARQAEAAVTSGHDAAAAFARSRRLSGAVLGIAGAAGALGGVAINLAFRTAYGQLGGGEAAFYTFLLYYGLCAALIRTVYLRSDRDSGAQPPARKAQASHVR; from the coding sequence ATGACCAGCGCACCATCCGCCCGAGGGCGGTGGATCGAGAACTGGGACCCCGAGGACGAGGAGCAGTGGGAGCGCGGCGGGCGACGCGTGGCCCGCCGCAACCTGGTGCTGTCGGTACTGTCCGAGCACATCGGCTTCTCCGTGTGGAGCATGTGGTCGGTGCTCGTGCTGTTCATGTCGCCGAAGATCGGGCTGGACTTCGCCCCCGACGAGAAATTCCTGATGGTGGTGGTGCCCACCCTGGCGGGCGCACTGCTCAGGCTCCCCTACAGCTACGCGGTGACCCGCTTCGGCGGCCGCAACTGGACCGTGTTCGCCTCCCTGCTGCTGCTCGTGCCCACCCTGCTGACCGTCCACTTCGTCCAGCGGCCCGGCACCGAACTGTGGGTGTTCCTGCTCATCGGCGCGAGCGCCGGGGCGGGCGGCGGCAACTTCGCCTCCTCGATGACCAACATCACCGCCTTCTACCCCCAGCGCCACCAGGGCTGGGCGCTGGGAGTCAACGCGGGCGGCGGCAACCTGGGCGTCGCCGCCGTCCAGCTCCTGGGCCTGCTGGTCATCTCCGTCGCCGGCGACACCCACCCCGCCTACGTCGCCGCCTGCTACCTGCCGCTGATCGCGCTGGTGTCGGTGCTGGCCGCACTGCGCATGGACAACGTCGCGGTGGTGCGCACCCCGCCCGGCGCCCAGCGCGAGGCCGCCGCCAGCAGCCACACCTGGTGGATATCCCTGCTGTACATCGGAACCTTCGGCTCCTTCATCGGTTTCGGGTTCGCCTTCGGCCTGGTCCTGCAGAGCCAGTTCGGCTCCACCCCCCTGCAGGCCGCCTCCTTCACCTTCCTCGGGCCGCTCCTGGGCTCGGTGGCCCGCCCCCTCGGCGGCCGGATCGCCGACCGGTGGGGCGGAGCGAGGGTCACCCTGTGGTCGTTCGCCGGCATGGCCGCCGGCATCGGCGTGCTGCTGCTGGCCACCCGCAGCGGATCCTTCCCCCTGTTCGTGACCGGGTTCACGGCCCTGTTCGTGGTCAGCGGCATCGGCAACGGCTCCACGTACAAGATGATCCCGGTGGTCTTCGCCCGGCAGGCCGAGGCCGCCGTCACCTCCGGCCACGACGCCGCCGCGGCCTTCGCCCGGTCACGCCGCCTGTCCGGCGCGGTCCTCGGCATCGCCGGAGCGGCCGGCGCGCTCGGCGGCGTCGCCATCAACCTGGCCTTCCGCACCGCCTACGGCCAACTGGGCGGCGGCGAGGCCGCCTTCTACACCTTCCTCCTCTACTACGGGCTGTGCGCGGCCCTGATCCGGACGGTGTACCTGCGCAGCGACCGCGACAGCGGCGCACAGCCCCCCGCCCGGAAAGCGCAGGCCTCCCATGTCCGCTGA